A portion of the Edaphobacter lichenicola genome contains these proteins:
- a CDS encoding sensor histidine kinase — MGTNTRPDLPTDIEALQEALQLSERQLVIATEALRKAEERAVAGRLALEVMHEVKNPLEALGHLTYLALQEADYPEKVRKYLLQAEEQMENLSHIARQTLGFSQQMEKPRPVDLVAVAEAAIRIHQRVIEEKRIHLVKDLREGAIAQVFTGEMLQVVSNLIVNALDALPAEGILRLRVRKRKNEVDFVIADNGHGIPAQHKEALFQPFFTTKTDKGTGLGLALSKRIIERHNGRIRVRSSIRPGKSGTAFKISLPLRWR, encoded by the coding sequence ATGGGCACCAACACCAGACCGGACCTTCCAACCGACATAGAGGCATTGCAGGAGGCGCTCCAACTTTCGGAGCGCCAGCTAGTTATTGCGACTGAGGCTTTGCGCAAAGCCGAAGAGCGCGCCGTCGCTGGCCGTCTCGCTTTGGAAGTCATGCACGAAGTCAAGAATCCCCTCGAAGCCCTCGGTCACCTGACATATTTGGCGTTGCAAGAAGCAGACTACCCCGAAAAGGTCCGGAAGTATTTGCTCCAGGCGGAGGAGCAAATGGAAAACTTGAGTCATATCGCAAGGCAGACGCTCGGTTTTTCGCAACAAATGGAGAAGCCTCGTCCGGTTGATTTGGTGGCTGTCGCGGAAGCTGCGATCCGCATTCATCAGCGTGTGATCGAAGAAAAACGAATCCATCTTGTAAAAGATTTGCGTGAAGGCGCGATCGCTCAGGTTTTCACCGGAGAGATGTTGCAAGTGGTATCAAATCTCATCGTGAACGCCTTGGATGCGTTGCCGGCTGAAGGTATCCTTCGCCTCCGGGTGAGGAAGCGGAAGAATGAAGTGGACTTCGTGATTGCCGACAACGGCCATGGAATTCCGGCTCAACACAAGGAAGCTCTCTTCCAACCGTTCTTCACGACAAAGACTGATAAGGGCACCGGTCTAGGCCTGGCCTTGTCGAAACGCATCATTGAGCGTCACAACGGGCGGATACGGGTTCGGAGCAGCATACGCCCAGGCAAGAGCGGTACAGCCTTCAAGATCTCGTTGCCGTTGCGATGGCGGTAG
- a CDS encoding Crp/Fnr family transcriptional regulator, with protein sequence MPTNDVSRFLSSLSKRSSQALLKYSIPVDLPLGTVLYEAQETPDYAYFLTSGMASVVTAMSDGATAEVGVIGREGVIGSLQVMGPALASTRCFMQMAGTGLRIPLSELRREFGSSEEIRSRILEFLQEQAMCLGQIAGCHRLHEAEQRLARWLLMVSDCSQTDELNLTQEFLGMMLGSRRTTVGTAVGVLQAKGLVDHQRGRIKIIDRGRLEGVACDCYQVAKELYAGLYSRGAPGSQN encoded by the coding sequence ATGCCTACCAATGACGTCAGCCGATTTCTAAGTTCACTCTCCAAGCGAAGCAGTCAGGCCCTGCTCAAATACTCCATTCCTGTAGACCTTCCTTTGGGCACAGTTCTCTACGAGGCCCAGGAGACCCCGGATTATGCCTACTTCCTTACGTCTGGCATGGCATCGGTGGTGACGGCCATGTCCGATGGCGCCACCGCGGAAGTCGGAGTGATTGGACGGGAAGGGGTCATTGGCAGTCTGCAAGTGATGGGGCCTGCCCTGGCTTCGACCCGTTGTTTTATGCAAATGGCCGGCACGGGACTTCGCATTCCGCTTTCCGAGTTGCGGCGAGAGTTTGGCTCCTCAGAAGAGATTCGAAGCCGCATCCTCGAATTCTTGCAAGAACAAGCCATGTGCCTGGGGCAGATCGCAGGTTGCCACCGGCTCCACGAAGCGGAGCAGCGTTTGGCTCGCTGGCTCCTCATGGTTTCAGACTGCTCGCAGACGGATGAATTGAACCTGACTCAAGAATTCCTTGGAATGATGCTGGGGTCTCGCCGAACCACCGTAGGCACCGCAGTTGGCGTTCTACAAGCGAAAGGCCTGGTAGATCACCAACGAGGTCGTATCAAAATCATCGACCGGGGCCGACTCGAAGGAGTGGCCTGCGACTGCTATCAAGTTGCGAAAGAGCTCTACGCGGGCCTCTATAGTCGGGGCGCGCCCGGTAGCCAAAACTGA
- a CDS encoding response regulator: MSTKSFPYRILVVEDDQALRETGAMLLRTKGYEVLCAEDGFEGLAALKRSLPDIIISDLRMPNMNGFEFLSVVRRRFPAIPVVVVSGEFTGVSVPESVLADAFFPKGNYKPEELFNKISDLIQELPTRPRLGKPSKAAVWVKNDKGTVAVTCSECLRTFPAPDALAGVNEVECDFCSCMIRFEIIGEPFASDSAQPFARRSLQ, from the coding sequence ATGTCCACGAAATCGTTTCCGTACCGAATCCTTGTTGTTGAAGACGATCAAGCCTTGCGCGAAACAGGCGCCATGCTTCTGCGAACGAAGGGGTATGAAGTTCTGTGCGCCGAAGATGGTTTTGAAGGCTTGGCTGCTCTGAAGCGTTCTTTACCCGACATCATCATCTCGGATCTCCGAATGCCCAATATGAACGGATTCGAGTTCCTGTCCGTTGTACGTCGCCGATTTCCTGCCATCCCCGTGGTTGTTGTCTCAGGCGAGTTTACCGGTGTCAGTGTCCCGGAAAGCGTTTTAGCGGATGCGTTCTTTCCAAAAGGAAATTACAAGCCGGAGGAGCTATTCAACAAGATTTCAGATTTGATCCAAGAGTTACCAACACGTCCTCGACTCGGGAAGCCAAGTAAAGCAGCTGTATGGGTAAAGAATGACAAGGGCACCGTCGCCGTCACTTGCTCGGAATGTCTGCGCACCTTCCCGGCGCCGGATGCGCTCGCGGGTGTGAATGAAGTGGAGTGCGACTTCTGCTCTTGCATGATTCGCTTTGAGATTATCGGGGAGCCATTCGCTTCGGACTCCGCCCAGCCCTTTGCGCGGCGATCTCTGCAATAG
- a CDS encoding cold-shock protein → MAHYTGTVKWFNNAKGYGFLGHDGGADVFVHYSSIQTEGYKTLKEGDEVTFDIIQGDKGPQADRVEMRHGKTPSSGRTLNSDGHSTELAG, encoded by the coding sequence ATGGCACACTACACAGGCACCGTGAAGTGGTTCAACAACGCGAAGGGGTATGGCTTTCTCGGTCACGATGGAGGAGCCGACGTATTCGTTCACTACAGCTCGATCCAAACCGAAGGGTACAAGACCCTGAAAGAGGGCGACGAAGTCACCTTTGACATCATTCAGGGTGACAAGGGGCCTCAAGCAGACAGGGTAGAGATGCGGCATGGGAAGACCCCGTCTTCCGGACGGACATTAAATTCCGACGGCCATTCAACTGAACTGGCTGGTTGA